The candidate division KSB1 bacterium DNA window GCCGTGAAAGCCGAAGACCCGAACGCTTTTGTCATCGTCATGCCGGCGCAGGAAGTGATGGGACGGGGTTTTCAAGCGCTGGAGATTTGAGGGAATGATTCGGCTGGTAATGGCAAATTTACCCTTTTGCCTGAACATACGACAACGCCAAAAATTCAGCGCCACCACTTGAGGTGAGCACCTCGCCGCTCAATCAAGGGTTGATGTAAAACGTTTGCTCCATCGGACGCAGCGGCCGATTCAACCACAGCGGCCTTCGCAATCCGTTTGGCCCCGGCGCCGGGCGCGTCATTTTGAGCCATTCCTTATAAATCTCAAACGACTTTTCCGTATCCACAAACACATCGCCGTAATGATCTTCGGGATGCGCTTTTTCAATCCTCACTTTCTGATGCCAGCAGTGCATGCCGCTGATCGGATCGGGATGCACCGGGAACGTGATGTTCTGATGCACACCGCCGTCGCTCCAGAAAATCCGCGACGAATCGGGATCGCTGCTTTTGAAAGGACGGATGCCGTCGAGAGAACTCATTTGCCATTTGTGTCCGAGGTCGGTAGTCCGAGGGCCGAGGTCACTGGTCACTGCGGACTGATTACTGTTTACTTGTTTGATCCGCACCAAACTTGTTGCCCAGCGATTCGCGGGAACATCGTTCGGCCTCCGCCAGCGGCCGAGATGATGCGAGCACGCCACCACGCCAGGCTTGATGCCCTCGGTCACCCACACACGATCGACGAAATAGCCGATGTCCGTATTCACGCGCAGCAAATCGCCGGTCTGCACGCCGAGTCGCGCCGCGTCCGCAGTGTGCATCCAAATCGGATTGCGATTGGAAATTTCGTAGAGCCACTTGGCGTTGCCGGAGCGCGAGTGAATCAAAGTCGGCAGGCGGAACGTCGGAATCAGCGGGAACTCACCTTTGCTGCGGTCAATTTTCTCCGGATGAATGTGGCTTTTGATGTAGGTGGGAATTTTGTATTCCGGCCAACCCCAATCCACCATTGTCTGTGAGAAAAATTCCTGCTTGCGCGAAGGCGTGGGAAATCCTTCGCAGGGCTTGCCATTCACCATGACGCCGATGGCTTTTCCACCTTTCGTAATGAGTCCGGTTTTCGGATCAGTCTGCGCACCTTGCAAATCCGCTGCGGCGATGGCTCGCAAATGTTTGTTGTACGAAGTTTTTTCCACCTCGAACGCACCGAACTTGCGCATGTACTCCAGCGGTTTGAGGCCATGCTTCGCTGCTTCCTCCGGCAAGCCGGGCGTGTGCTCGAAGATATATTGATAGTATTCGTCAATCGTCACTTTTTGCCCGGGCCGGTACGGTGAGATAAAATGTTGTTTGACGCCCAGGCTGCCGTCCGGGTCGATGCGCCACGAGAGCTCGATCCAAAACTCGTCTTCTTCCCACACCTCGCCGGGATTGGCTTCATAAGTGAATTGCACGGGCTGGCCCATGCGCCGCTTCGCCTCGCGCAACACCGGCTGGCGAAAGCCGATCCACAAACCGGAATGGGTTTCGTAGCTCACGAGATCGTGGCGCTCGCCGGCGTGGCCCATCGGCAAAACGTAATCCGCAAAATAAGCCGTCTCGTTCCACGTCGGCGTGAGGGCGATGTGCATTCCGACTTTGCTCTCATCGGTGAGCGCCTCGATCCACGAGAAACCGTCGGGATATGTCCACACCGGGTTGAACACGCGGGTGAAATAGACGTCCAATTTCCCGCGGTTTTCCTTGAGAAAGTGGGGGAGGAGAAAACTCATCTCATAATGCGCCAGCGGATATTCTTTGGGGAAATGCAGCTCGTTCCAAAACTTCTGCGCCGGCGGCTTGTCGAAGAAGCTCGGCTTGAATTTGTTCCATGCACTCGGCGAGGTGCCGCCGACGGTGCCGACGCTGCCGGTGAGCACATTGAGAAAGTGCAAACAGCGCGCAACCGCCCAACCGCCGAGATTGCCGCTGCCCGCGCTGCGCCAGTTGTGCGTGGAGAAGCGTGTTCCGGCGCGGCCGATTTGGCGCGCGACTTCGACAATCGTTTTTGCCGGCACGCCGCTTTCTTTTTCCGCAAACTCCGGCGTGTAATCTTTGTACGCGGCTTTCATCGCCAAAATGAAATTGTCGAACGTGACTTCGTCATTCGGACGCTCGTGTTGGAGATATTGCTGCCAATTCACCCAGTCGCGCAAATAGGCTTCGTTGTACATTCCCTCGTCGAGAATGACTTTCGCCATCGCCAGCAACACCGCGGCTTCGCTGCCGGGATAAGTCGGCAGCCAGTAATCGGCCATGCTGGCAGTGTTGGAGAGGCGCGAGTCCATCACCGCCAGCTTCGCGCCGTTCATCATGCCTTCGATGATGCGCTGCGCATGCGGGTTGAAGTAATGCCCGGCCTCGAGATGCGAGCTGATGAGCAAAATGAAACTGGCGTTGGCGTGATCCGGCGAGGGTCGATCGTATGTTTGCCAAATCGCGTAGCCGAAACGCGCGCCGGAGGAACAAATATTCGTGTGACTGTTGTGGCCATCGACGCCCCACGATTGCAGAATGCGATCCATGTAACCTTCGTGGCCGGGCCGGCCGACATGATAGACGACTTCGTTGTTGCGCTTCTCTTGCAGCGCTTTGCGAATGCGGCCCGCAATATCATCGAGCACATTGTCCCACGACACGCGCTCCCACTTGCCGTCGCCACGCCCGCCAGTACGTTTCATCGGATAGAGAATGCGATCGGGATCGGTGACTTGATTGATTGTGGCCGGGCCTTTGGCGCAATTGCGGCCGCGGCTGCCGGGATGATACGGATTGCCCTCGAACTTGCGCACTTGCAGCGTTTCTTTTTCAATGTAACTCAACAATCCGCAGCCGGCTTCGCAGTTGAAACAGATCGTCGGCACGATCATGTAATGCTTCGCTTCGCGCCGCGGCCAGCTTTTGGCTTCGTATTCCACCCAATCGTCCCACTTCTCCGGCGGCGGATAATTGGTGAGCTTGCCGGGCTCAGTGAGACGCGGCACTTGCGGCCCGAGGTCTTGATGAAGATTCGGAATGAGACGGAGTATCTCTGCGATTTTTTCAATAAAGCCGGGTTGATGGGTTGTGGGCATAAAATCTCCAGTGACAAGACAATTGGATTATTGGATCAGTGGATTGTTGGAATTCCCATCAATCCAACGAGCCA harbors:
- a CDS encoding molybdopterin-dependent oxidoreductase, with the protein product MPTTHQPGFIEKIAEILRLIPNLHQDLGPQVPRLTEPGKLTNYPPPEKWDDWVEYEAKSWPRREAKHYMIVPTICFNCEAGCGLLSYIEKETLQVRKFEGNPYHPGSRGRNCAKGPATINQVTDPDRILYPMKRTGGRGDGKWERVSWDNVLDDIAGRIRKALQEKRNNEVVYHVGRPGHEGYMDRILQSWGVDGHNSHTNICSSGARFGYAIWQTYDRPSPDHANASFILLISSHLEAGHYFNPHAQRIIEGMMNGAKLAVMDSRLSNTASMADYWLPTYPGSEAAVLLAMAKVILDEGMYNEAYLRDWVNWQQYLQHERPNDEVTFDNFILAMKAAYKDYTPEFAEKESGVPAKTIVEVARQIGRAGTRFSTHNWRSAGSGNLGGWAVARCLHFLNVLTGSVGTVGGTSPSAWNKFKPSFFDKPPAQKFWNELHFPKEYPLAHYEMSFLLPHFLKENRGKLDVYFTRVFNPVWTYPDGFSWIEALTDESKVGMHIALTPTWNETAYFADYVLPMGHAGERHDLVSYETHSGLWIGFRQPVLREAKRRMGQPVQFTYEANPGEVWEEDEFWIELSWRIDPDGSLGVKQHFISPYRPGQKVTIDEYYQYIFEHTPGLPEEAAKHGLKPLEYMRKFGAFEVEKTSYNKHLRAIAAADLQGAQTDPKTGLITKGGKAIGVMVNGKPCEGFPTPSRKQEFFSQTMVDWGWPEYKIPTYIKSHIHPEKIDRSKGEFPLIPTFRLPTLIHSRSGNAKWLYEISNRNPIWMHTADAARLGVQTGDLLRVNTDIGYFVDRVWVTEGIKPGVVACSHHLGRWRRPNDVPANRWATSLVRIKQVNSNQSAVTSDLGPRTTDLGHKWQMSSLDGIRPFKSSDPDSSRIFWSDGGVHQNITFPVHPDPISGMHCWHQKVRIEKAHPEDHYGDVFVDTEKSFEIYKEWLKMTRPAPGPNGLRRPLWLNRPLRPMEQTFYINP